The Burkholderia lata genome contains a region encoding:
- the katG gene encoding catalase/peroxidase HPI, translating to MSNETKCPFNHTAGGGTTNKDWWPNQLNLNILHRHSALSDPMDKDFDYAEAFKKLDLAAVKKDLHALMTASQDWWPADFGHYGGLFVRMAWHSAGTYRTADGRGGAGGGQQRFAPLNSWPDNVSLDKARRLLWPIKQKYGRNISWADLLILTGNVALESMGFKTFGYAGGRVDTWEPDDVYWGSEKIWLELSGGPNSRYSGKRDLESPLAAVQMGLIYVNPEGPDGTPDPVAAAHDIRETFARMAMNDEETVALIAGGHTFGKTHGAGPASNVGAEPEAAGLEEQGLGWKSTFGTGKGKDAITSGLEVTWTSTPTQWSNDFFKHLFSYEWELTKSPAGAHQWVAKDAGDVIPDAFDASKKHRPTMLTTDLSLRFDPAYEKISRRFYENPAEFADAFARAWFKLTHRDMGPRARYLGPDVPAEHLLWQDPIPAVDHKLIDDADVAALKAKVLASGLSVSQLVSTAWASAATFRGSDKRGGANGARIRLAPQKDWEVNRPAELAKVLATLEGVQKAFNDAQTGGKKVSLADLIVLAGAAGVEQAAKNAGVAVTVPFAPGRADATQEETDIEAMAVLEPVADGFRNFLKHAYQTPAEALLVDKAQLLTLTAPEMTALVGGLRVLGANAGDAKQGVFTDRPEALTNDFFVNLLDMGTEWKPVSAANDVFEGRDRATGQVKWTGSRVDLIFGSHAQLRALAEVYGSADAKEKFAHDFVAAWNKVMNLDRFDLA from the coding sequence ATGTCGAACGAAACGAAGTGCCCGTTCAACCACACCGCTGGTGGCGGCACGACGAACAAGGACTGGTGGCCGAATCAGCTTAACCTGAACATCCTGCACCGGCATTCGGCGCTGTCCGATCCGATGGACAAGGATTTCGACTACGCCGAAGCGTTCAAGAAGCTGGACCTTGCGGCGGTGAAGAAGGACCTGCACGCGCTGATGACGGCGTCGCAGGACTGGTGGCCGGCCGACTTCGGCCACTACGGCGGCCTGTTCGTCCGCATGGCCTGGCACAGCGCCGGCACGTACCGCACGGCCGACGGCCGCGGCGGCGCGGGCGGCGGGCAGCAGCGCTTCGCGCCGCTCAACAGCTGGCCGGACAACGTGAGCCTCGACAAGGCGCGCCGGCTGCTGTGGCCGATCAAGCAGAAATACGGCCGCAACATCTCGTGGGCCGACCTGCTGATCCTGACCGGCAACGTCGCGCTCGAATCGATGGGCTTCAAGACCTTCGGCTATGCCGGCGGCCGCGTCGATACGTGGGAACCGGACGACGTGTACTGGGGCTCGGAAAAGATCTGGCTGGAACTGAGCGGTGGCCCGAACAGCCGCTACTCGGGCAAGCGCGACCTCGAAAGCCCGCTCGCCGCGGTGCAGATGGGCCTCATCTACGTGAACCCGGAAGGCCCGGACGGCACCCCCGACCCGGTTGCTGCCGCGCATGACATCCGCGAGACGTTCGCGCGCATGGCGATGAACGACGAAGAGACGGTCGCGCTGATCGCGGGCGGCCACACGTTCGGCAAGACGCACGGCGCCGGTCCGGCCTCGAACGTCGGCGCCGAGCCGGAAGCCGCGGGTCTCGAAGAGCAGGGGCTCGGCTGGAAGAGCACGTTCGGCACGGGCAAGGGCAAGGATGCCATCACGAGCGGCCTCGAAGTCACGTGGACGTCGACGCCGACGCAGTGGAGCAACGACTTCTTCAAGCACCTGTTCAGCTACGAATGGGAGCTCACGAAGAGCCCGGCCGGCGCGCACCAGTGGGTCGCGAAGGACGCTGGCGACGTGATTCCGGATGCATTCGACGCGTCGAAGAAGCATCGCCCGACGATGCTGACGACCGACCTGTCGCTGCGTTTCGATCCGGCCTACGAGAAGATTTCGCGCCGCTTCTACGAGAACCCGGCCGAGTTCGCCGATGCGTTCGCACGCGCCTGGTTCAAGCTCACGCACCGCGACATGGGCCCGCGTGCCCGCTATCTCGGCCCGGACGTACCGGCAGAGCATCTGCTGTGGCAGGACCCGATTCCGGCCGTCGACCACAAGCTGATCGACGATGCCGACGTCGCGGCGCTGAAGGCGAAGGTGCTCGCATCGGGCCTGTCGGTGTCGCAGCTCGTGTCGACCGCATGGGCGTCGGCTGCGACGTTCCGCGGTTCGGACAAGCGCGGTGGCGCGAACGGTGCGCGTATCCGCCTGGCGCCGCAGAAGGACTGGGAAGTGAACCGTCCGGCTGAACTGGCGAAGGTGCTTGCGACGCTCGAAGGCGTGCAAAAGGCGTTCAACGACGCGCAGACGGGCGGCAAGAAGGTGTCGCTCGCCGACCTGATCGTGCTGGCCGGTGCGGCCGGCGTCGAGCAGGCAGCGAAGAACGCGGGCGTCGCGGTGACTGTGCCGTTCGCACCGGGCCGTGCGGATGCAACGCAGGAAGAGACCGATATCGAAGCGATGGCCGTGCTCGAGCCGGTCGCGGATGGTTTCCGCAACTTCCTGAAGCACGCGTACCAGACGCCGGCCGAGGCGCTGCTGGTCGACAAGGCGCAACTGCTGACGCTGACCGCGCCCGAGATGACGGCGCTTGTCGGTGGCCTGCGCGTGCTGGGTGCGAACGCCGGCGATGCGAAGCAGGGCGTGTTCACCGACCGTCCGGAAGCGCTGACGAACGACTTCTTCGTGAACCTGCTGGACATGGGCACGGAATGGAAGCCGGTGTCGGCCGCGAACGACGTGTTCGAAGGGCGCGATCGTGCGACGGGCCAGGTCAAGTGGACGGGCTCGCGCGTCGACCTGATCTTCGGCTCGCATGCGCAGCTGCGTGCGCTGGCCGAGGTGTATGGCAGCGCCGATGCGAAGGAGAAGTTCGCGCACGACTTCGTCGCGGCCTGGAACAAGGTAATGAACCTCGACCGCTTCGACCTCGCGTAA
- the ubiA gene encoding 4-hydroxybenzoate octaprenyltransferase yields MLARFPLYLRLVRMDKPIGSLLLLWPTLNALWIASDGHPRWPLLVIFSLGTLLMRSAGCAMNDYADRDFDRHVKRTADRPLTSGKIRAWEAIAIAVGLAFVSFLLILPLNTLTKQLSVVALFVAGSYPFMKRFFAIPQAYLGIAFGFGIPMAFAAVQDTVPTIAWVMLIANIFWSVAYDTEYAMVDRDDDIKIGIRTSALTFGRFDVAAVMLCYAVTLGIYVWIGVTLGFGLAYWAGWAAAVGCALYHYTLIKDRERMPCFAAFRHNNWLGGVLFAGIAAHYLLAGS; encoded by the coding sequence ATGCTTGCCCGCTTTCCCCTGTATCTGCGGCTCGTCCGGATGGACAAGCCGATCGGCAGCCTGCTGCTGCTGTGGCCGACGCTCAACGCGCTGTGGATTGCGTCCGACGGCCACCCGCGCTGGCCGCTGCTCGTGATCTTCTCGCTCGGCACGCTGCTGATGCGTTCGGCCGGCTGCGCGATGAACGACTACGCCGACCGCGATTTCGACCGCCACGTGAAGCGCACAGCCGACCGGCCGCTGACGTCGGGCAAGATCCGCGCGTGGGAAGCCATCGCGATCGCGGTCGGGCTCGCATTCGTCTCGTTCCTGCTGATCCTGCCGCTCAACACGCTGACGAAGCAGCTGTCCGTCGTCGCACTGTTCGTCGCGGGATCGTATCCGTTCATGAAGCGCTTCTTCGCGATTCCGCAGGCGTATCTGGGCATCGCGTTCGGCTTCGGCATCCCGATGGCGTTCGCGGCCGTGCAGGACACGGTGCCGACGATCGCGTGGGTGATGCTGATCGCGAACATTTTCTGGTCGGTCGCGTACGACACCGAATACGCGATGGTCGATCGCGACGACGATATCAAGATCGGCATCCGTACGTCCGCGCTGACGTTCGGCCGCTTCGACGTCGCGGCCGTCATGCTGTGCTACGCGGTGACGCTCGGCATCTACGTATGGATCGGCGTGACGCTCGGTTTCGGCCTCGCGTACTGGGCCGGCTGGGCGGCGGCGGTCGGCTGCGCGCTGTATCACTACACACTGATCAAGGACCGCGAGCGGATGCCGTGTTTCGCGGCATTCCGGCACAACAACTGGCTCGGCGGCGTGCTGTTCGCGGGGATTGCCGCGCATTACCTGCTGGCTGGGAGCTGA
- the proC gene encoding pyrroline-5-carboxylate reductase produces the protein MKIAFIGGGNMAAALIGGLIKRGVAADGLYAIDVNEEVRARAAQQFGVHTGAAIDATLADYDAVVLAVKPQVLKDVAQALAPHLKSQLVISIAAGIRGTDLARWLGGYDRIVRTMPNTPALVGMGVTGLTALPGVDAAGRELASNVLGAVGEIVWFDDESKLDAVTAISGSGPAYVFYFIEALQEAARQLGMNDEQGRALAVATFTGAAQLAAQSGEPASVLRERVTSKGGTTAAALASFDAQGVKDAIVRGALAAEARAKEMGDELGRA, from the coding sequence ATGAAAATCGCATTCATCGGCGGCGGCAACATGGCCGCGGCCCTGATCGGCGGCCTGATCAAGCGCGGCGTTGCCGCTGACGGCCTGTATGCCATCGACGTCAACGAAGAGGTGCGCGCGCGCGCCGCCCAGCAGTTCGGCGTGCACACCGGCGCGGCCATCGACGCGACGCTCGCCGACTACGACGCGGTCGTGCTCGCGGTGAAGCCGCAGGTGCTGAAGGACGTCGCGCAGGCGCTCGCGCCGCACCTGAAGTCGCAGCTCGTGATCAGCATCGCGGCCGGCATTCGCGGCACGGACCTCGCGCGCTGGCTCGGCGGCTACGACCGCATCGTGCGCACGATGCCGAACACGCCCGCGCTCGTCGGCATGGGCGTGACGGGCCTCACCGCGCTGCCGGGCGTCGACGCGGCGGGCCGCGAACTCGCATCGAACGTGCTCGGCGCGGTCGGCGAGATCGTGTGGTTCGACGACGAGTCGAAGCTCGACGCCGTCACCGCGATCTCGGGCAGCGGCCCCGCGTACGTGTTCTATTTCATCGAAGCGCTGCAGGAAGCCGCGCGCCAGCTCGGCATGAACGACGAACAGGGGCGCGCACTCGCGGTCGCGACGTTCACGGGCGCCGCACAACTCGCCGCGCAATCGGGCGAGCCCGCGAGCGTGCTGCGCGAACGCGTGACGTCGAAGGGCGGCACGACGGCCGCCGCGCTCGCGTCGTTCGACGCGCAAGGCGTGAAGGATGCGATCGTGCGCGGCGCGCTTGCAGCCGAGGCACGCGCGAAGGAAATGGGCGACGAGCTCGGCCGCGCGTAA
- a CDS encoding YggS family pyridoxal phosphate-dependent enzyme codes for MSDLAARLESVHQRIADAARAAGRDPATVSLLAVSKTFPADDVRAAHAAGQRAFGENYVQESIDKIDALADLRADLEWHFIGPLQSNKTRPVAERFDWVHSVDRLKIAQRLSEQRPAHLPPLNVCVQVNISGEASKSGVAPGDVAEVARAVAALPSLRLRGLMAIPEPAGDTEAQRAPHRALRALFDTLRADGLPLDTLSMGMSADLDAAVLEGATIVRVGTAIFGARDYSH; via the coding sequence ATGTCCGATCTCGCCGCCCGTCTCGAATCCGTTCATCAGCGCATCGCCGACGCCGCCCGTGCGGCCGGCCGCGATCCCGCCACCGTGTCGCTGCTCGCCGTGTCCAAAACGTTTCCCGCCGACGACGTGCGCGCCGCGCATGCGGCCGGGCAGCGTGCCTTCGGCGAAAACTACGTGCAGGAATCGATCGACAAGATCGATGCGCTCGCCGACCTGCGCGCGGACCTCGAATGGCATTTCATCGGGCCGCTGCAATCGAACAAGACGCGCCCGGTTGCCGAACGCTTCGACTGGGTCCATTCGGTCGACCGGCTGAAGATCGCGCAACGCCTGTCGGAACAGCGCCCCGCGCACCTGCCGCCGCTCAATGTGTGCGTGCAGGTGAACATCAGCGGCGAGGCGTCGAAGAGCGGCGTTGCACCGGGCGACGTGGCCGAGGTTGCGCGCGCGGTCGCCGCGCTGCCGTCGCTGCGGCTGCGCGGCCTGATGGCGATTCCCGAACCGGCCGGCGACACCGAAGCGCAACGCGCACCGCATCGTGCGCTGCGCGCGCTGTTCGACACGTTGCGCGCCGACGGCCTGCCGCTCGACACATTGTCGATGGGCATGTCCGCCGATCTCGACGCGGCGGTGCTCGAAGGCGCGACGATCGTGCGCGTCGGCACCGCGATCTTCGGCGCGCGCGATTACTCGCACTAA
- the glcF gene encoding glycolate oxidase subunit GlcF, translating to MQTNLADFIRNTPDGDEADAILRKCVHCGFCTATCPTYQLLGDELDGPRGRIYLIKQMVEGAPVTRSTQQHLDRCLTCRSCETTCPSGVQYGRLVEIGRKHVEAQVQRPVQQRLVRRLLASLVPNEALFSPVMRLGQHVRPLLPKRLRDKVPPRTRLLEWPHLTHTRKMLMLGGCVQPSMLPNINIATARVLDALGIETVVSPDAGCCGAIRLHLNYHDEALDDARRNIDAWWPHVEQGVEAIVMNASGCGATVLEYAHLLRDDPAYAEKAQRIVSLTRDISDVLLAFEAELATLARRRAIHTVAYHPPCTLQHGQQSRGKVERLLETLGIDVRLPADSHLCCGSAGTYSLTQPSLSYRLRKQKLLKLQALEPQMIVSGNVGCIAHLQSGTQIPVAHWIQLVEHLLYG from the coding sequence ATGCAAACGAACCTCGCCGATTTCATCCGCAATACGCCCGACGGCGACGAGGCCGACGCGATATTGCGCAAGTGCGTGCATTGCGGGTTTTGTACCGCGACCTGCCCGACCTACCAGTTGCTCGGCGACGAACTCGACGGCCCGCGCGGCCGTATCTACCTGATCAAGCAGATGGTCGAAGGCGCGCCCGTCACGCGCAGCACGCAGCAGCACCTCGACCGCTGCCTCACGTGCCGCAGCTGCGAGACGACCTGCCCGTCCGGCGTCCAGTACGGCCGGCTCGTGGAGATCGGCCGCAAGCATGTCGAGGCGCAGGTGCAGCGCCCGGTGCAGCAGCGTCTCGTGCGCCGCCTGCTCGCGAGCCTCGTGCCGAACGAGGCGCTGTTCTCGCCGGTGATGCGGCTCGGCCAGCACGTGCGGCCGCTGCTGCCGAAGCGGCTGCGCGACAAGGTGCCGCCGCGCACGCGGCTGCTCGAATGGCCGCACCTCACCCATACGCGCAAGATGTTGATGCTCGGCGGCTGCGTGCAGCCTTCGATGCTGCCGAACATCAACATCGCGACCGCGCGCGTGCTGGACGCGCTCGGCATCGAGACGGTCGTCTCGCCCGACGCGGGCTGCTGCGGCGCGATCCGCCTGCACCTGAACTATCACGACGAAGCGCTCGACGACGCGCGCCGCAACATCGACGCATGGTGGCCCCATGTCGAACAGGGCGTCGAGGCGATCGTGATGAACGCGTCGGGCTGTGGCGCCACGGTGCTCGAATACGCGCACCTGCTGCGCGACGACCCGGCCTACGCGGAGAAGGCGCAGCGCATCGTGTCGCTCACGCGCGACATCTCCGACGTGCTGCTCGCGTTCGAGGCCGAACTCGCGACGCTCGCGCGGCGCCGTGCGATCCATACGGTCGCGTACCACCCGCCGTGCACGCTGCAACACGGCCAGCAGTCGCGCGGCAAGGTCGAACGCCTGCTGGAGACGCTCGGCATCGACGTGCGGCTGCCGGCCGACAGCCATCTGTGCTGCGGGTCGGCCGGCACCTATTCGCTGACGCAGCCGTCGCTGTCGTACCGGTTGCGCAAGCAGAAGCTGCTGAAGCTGCAGGCGCTCGAACCGCAGATGATCGTCTCCGGCAACGTCGGCTGCATCGCGCACCTGCAGAGCGGCACGCAGATTCCGGTCGCCCACTGGATCCAGCTCGTCGAGCATCTGCTGTACGGCTAG
- the glcE gene encoding glycolate oxidase subunit GlcE — protein sequence MEEDDIVAGWAERIRAASADGRPLRIRGGGTKDWYGQALEGEILDTRAFQGVVSYDPAELVVTVRAGTPLAQLETVLAECGQMLPFEPPHFGRSATVGGCVAAGLAGPRRATCGAPRDFVLGVTLMNGRGEMLRFGGQVVKNVAGYDVSRLMAGALGTLGLMLDLSIKVLPMPVAEVTLKFEMTATDAVRKLNEWGGHPLPVSASGWRNGTLVLRLSGAEAAVKSAKTLLGGEVVDAVEAERFWAGLREHTDPFFNGIPPGYALWRLALPSITEPMHLPGTQLMEWGGAQRWWITDADAQTVRMSAKQAGGHATLFRSGDAYDRSAGVFTPLPAPMMKIHRGLKAAFDPARIFNRGRLYPDL from the coding sequence ATGGAAGAGGACGACATCGTCGCCGGATGGGCCGAGCGCATTCGCGCCGCCAGTGCCGACGGCCGGCCGCTGCGGATTCGCGGCGGCGGCACCAAGGACTGGTACGGCCAGGCGCTCGAGGGCGAAATACTCGACACACGCGCGTTTCAGGGCGTCGTGTCGTACGACCCGGCCGAACTCGTCGTCACGGTCCGCGCGGGCACGCCGCTCGCGCAGCTTGAAACCGTCCTCGCCGAGTGCGGCCAGATGCTGCCGTTCGAGCCGCCGCACTTCGGCCGCTCGGCCACCGTCGGCGGCTGCGTCGCGGCCGGCCTCGCGGGCCCGCGGCGTGCCACCTGCGGCGCACCGCGCGATTTCGTGCTCGGCGTCACACTGATGAACGGCCGCGGCGAAATGCTGCGTTTCGGCGGGCAGGTCGTGAAGAACGTCGCGGGATACGACGTGTCGCGCCTGATGGCCGGCGCGCTCGGCACGCTCGGGCTGATGCTCGACCTGTCGATCAAGGTCCTGCCGATGCCCGTCGCCGAAGTCACGCTGAAGTTCGAGATGACCGCGACCGACGCGGTGCGCAAGCTCAACGAATGGGGCGGCCATCCGCTGCCCGTCAGCGCGAGCGGGTGGCGCAACGGCACGCTCGTGCTGCGCCTGTCGGGTGCCGAAGCGGCCGTGAAATCCGCGAAGACGCTGCTCGGCGGCGAAGTCGTCGACGCGGTCGAGGCCGAGCGCTTCTGGGCAGGCCTGCGCGAGCATACCGACCCGTTCTTCAACGGCATCCCGCCCGGCTATGCGCTTTGGCGTCTCGCGCTGCCGTCGATCACCGAACCGATGCACCTGCCCGGCACCCAGCTGATGGAATGGGGTGGCGCGCAGCGCTGGTGGATCACCGACGCCGACGCGCAGACCGTGCGAATGAGCGCGAAGCAGGCCGGCGGCCACGCGACGCTGTTCCGCTCGGGCGACGCATACGACCGCAGCGCGGGCGTGTTCACGCCGCTCCCCGCCCCGATGATGAAAATCCACCGCGGGCTGAAGGCCGCGTTCGATCCCGCGCGCATCTTCAACCGCGGCCGGCTCTACCCCGATCTCTGA
- a CDS encoding FAD-linked oxidase C-terminal domain-containing protein → MNAPVELSSAARAQRQREVVQALMAVLPTHCLLYRDEDTAPYECDGLSAYRRLPLAVALPETESQVQRIVQICRRMEVPIVPRGAGTSLSGGALPIALGVVLSLARFTRIVEVDPYARTATVQPGVRNLAISEAAAPYGLYYAPDPSSQIACTIGGNVAENSGGVHCLKYGLTVHNVMRVRAVTIDGEIVEFGSLALDMPGLDLLAVMIGSEGMFAIVTEVTVKLIPKPQTAQLVMASFDDVVKGGEAVAAIIASGIIPAGLEMMDKPATQAVEAFTHAGYDLEAKAILLCESDGTPEEVAEEIVRMTAVLREHGATRIQVSRNEHERLRFWSGRKNAFPAAGRISADYYCMDGTVPRRAIGPLLARIEQLETRYGLRCINVFHAGDGNMHPLILYNANDPDELHRAEQFGAEILECCVEFGGSVTGEHGVGIEKLNSMCVQFSPQERDAFFAVKRAFDPAGLLNPDKGIPTRARCAEYGRQHVRGGLLPHPDLPRF, encoded by the coding sequence ATGAACGCTCCCGTCGAACTGTCGAGCGCGGCACGCGCGCAGCGCCAGCGTGAAGTCGTGCAGGCGCTGATGGCCGTGCTGCCGACGCACTGCCTGCTGTACCGCGACGAAGACACGGCGCCGTACGAATGCGACGGCCTGTCCGCGTACCGCCGCCTGCCGCTCGCGGTCGCGCTGCCCGAAACGGAATCGCAGGTACAGCGGATCGTGCAGATCTGCCGCCGCATGGAAGTGCCGATCGTGCCGCGCGGCGCGGGCACGAGCCTGTCGGGCGGTGCGTTGCCGATCGCGCTCGGCGTCGTGCTGTCGCTGGCGCGCTTCACGCGCATCGTCGAAGTCGATCCTTACGCGCGCACGGCGACCGTGCAGCCCGGCGTGCGCAACCTCGCGATCTCGGAAGCCGCCGCGCCGTACGGCCTGTATTACGCACCCGATCCGTCGTCGCAGATCGCGTGCACGATCGGCGGCAACGTCGCGGAAAATTCCGGCGGCGTCCACTGCCTGAAATACGGGCTGACCGTGCACAACGTGATGCGCGTGCGCGCGGTGACGATCGACGGCGAGATCGTCGAATTCGGCTCGCTCGCGCTCGACATGCCGGGCCTCGACCTGCTCGCCGTGATGATCGGCAGCGAAGGGATGTTCGCGATCGTCACCGAAGTCACGGTGAAACTGATCCCGAAACCGCAAACGGCCCAGCTCGTGATGGCGAGCTTCGACGACGTCGTCAAGGGCGGCGAGGCCGTCGCGGCGATCATCGCGTCGGGGATCATCCCGGCCGGGCTCGAAATGATGGACAAGCCGGCCACGCAGGCCGTCGAGGCGTTCACGCACGCGGGCTACGACCTCGAGGCGAAGGCGATCCTGCTGTGCGAATCGGACGGTACGCCGGAAGAAGTCGCGGAAGAGATCGTGCGGATGACGGCCGTGCTGCGCGAGCATGGCGCGACACGCATCCAGGTATCGCGCAACGAACACGAGCGGCTTCGCTTCTGGTCGGGCCGCAAGAATGCGTTCCCGGCCGCCGGCCGGATTTCCGCCGACTACTACTGCATGGACGGCACCGTGCCGCGCCGCGCGATCGGCCCGCTGCTCGCGCGCATCGAACAGCTCGAAACGCGCTACGGGCTGCGCTGCATCAACGTGTTCCACGCGGGCGACGGCAACATGCATCCGCTGATCCTGTACAACGCGAACGATCCGGACGAACTGCACCGCGCCGAGCAGTTCGGCGCGGAGATCCTCGAATGCTGCGTGGAATTCGGCGGCAGCGTGACGGGCGAGCACGGCGTCGGCATCGAGAAGCTCAATTCGATGTGCGTACAGTTCTCGCCGCAGGAGCGCGATGCGTTCTTCGCGGTCAAGCGCGCGTTCGATCCGGCGGGGCTGCTGAACCCGGACAAGGGCATCCCGACCCGTGCGCGCTGCGCCGAGTACGGTCGCCAGCACGTGCGCGGCGGGCTGCTGCCGCACCCCGACCTGCCGCGTTTCTGA
- a CDS encoding FAD-binding oxidoreductase, whose product MNHPAQPAATRRPLPPAMLDALRAAFGERVSTAEAVRAHHGRDESPFDPQLPDAVVFAHSADDVREVVSLCSLYSVPLIPYGAGSSLEGHLLAVRGGVSLDLSEMNRVLSINAEDLTVTVEPGITRKALNEALRDTGLFFPIDPGADASIGGMTATRASGTNAVRYGTMRENVLGLTAVLADGRVVKTGSRARKSSAGYDLTRLFVGSEGTLGVITEITLRLHPLPEAVSAAICTFPSMGDAVRTVIETIQIGVPIARVEFVDALAVRSINRHSNLTLTEAPTLFFEFHGTEAGVKEQAELVQALAGQNNGQGFEWATRPEDRSRLWAARHNAYFAMLQLKPGCRAVTTDVCVPISQLAACVEETEVDLRASSLPCPIVGHVGDGNFHVAILIDPDKPEEIAEAEHINDRIVERALRLGGTCTGEHGVGLHKMRFLPKEHGDNAIDTMRAIKLALDPRNLMNPGKIFTC is encoded by the coding sequence GTGAATCACCCTGCCCAGCCGGCCGCCACGCGCCGCCCCCTTCCCCCCGCCATGCTCGATGCGCTGCGCGCCGCCTTCGGCGAGCGCGTGTCGACTGCTGAAGCCGTCCGCGCCCACCACGGCCGCGACGAATCGCCGTTCGACCCGCAACTGCCCGACGCCGTCGTGTTCGCACACAGCGCGGACGACGTGCGCGAAGTCGTGTCGCTATGCTCGCTGTACAGCGTCCCGCTGATCCCGTACGGCGCCGGCTCGTCGCTCGAAGGCCATCTGCTCGCGGTACGCGGCGGTGTCTCGCTCGACCTGTCGGAAATGAACCGCGTGCTGTCGATCAACGCGGAAGACCTGACCGTGACGGTCGAGCCGGGCATCACGCGCAAGGCGCTCAACGAAGCATTGCGCGACACCGGCCTGTTCTTCCCGATCGACCCGGGCGCCGACGCGAGCATCGGCGGGATGACCGCAACGCGCGCATCGGGCACCAACGCCGTGCGCTACGGCACGATGCGCGAGAACGTGCTCGGCCTGACCGCCGTGCTCGCCGACGGCCGCGTGGTGAAAACCGGCTCGCGCGCCCGCAAGTCGTCGGCCGGCTACGACCTCACGCGCCTGTTCGTCGGCTCCGAAGGCACGCTCGGCGTGATCACGGAAATCACGCTGCGCCTGCATCCGCTGCCCGAAGCCGTATCCGCCGCGATCTGCACGTTCCCGTCGATGGGCGACGCGGTGCGCACCGTGATCGAGACGATCCAGATCGGCGTGCCGATCGCGCGCGTCGAATTCGTCGATGCGCTCGCGGTGCGTTCGATCAACCGCCATTCGAACCTGACGCTGACCGAAGCGCCGACGCTGTTCTTCGAATTCCACGGCACCGAGGCCGGCGTGAAGGAACAGGCCGAGCTCGTGCAGGCGCTCGCCGGCCAGAACAACGGCCAGGGCTTCGAATGGGCGACCCGCCCCGAGGATCGCAGCCGGCTCTGGGCCGCCCGCCACAACGCGTATTTCGCGATGCTGCAGTTGAAACCCGGCTGCCGCGCGGTGACGACCGACGTGTGCGTGCCGATCTCGCAGCTCGCCGCGTGCGTCGAGGAAACCGAAGTCGACCTGCGCGCGTCGTCGCTGCCCTGCCCGATCGTCGGCCACGTCGGCGACGGCAACTTCCACGTCGCGATCCTGATCGACCCCGACAAGCCGGAAGAAATCGCCGAAGCCGAGCACATCAACGACCGGATCGTCGAGCGCGCGCTGCGCCTCGGCGGCACCTGCACGGGCGAGCACGGCGTCGGGCTGCACAAGATGCGCTTCCTGCCGAAGGAGCACGGCGACAACGCGATCGATACGATGCGTGCGATCAAGCTCGCGCTCGATCCGCGCAACCTGATGAATCCGGGCAAGATTTTCACGTGCTGA
- a CDS encoding cob(I)yrinic acid a,c-diamide adenosyltransferase encodes MGNRLSKIATRTGDDGTTGLGDGRRIGKDDTRIAAIGDVDELNSNLGVLLAETLPDEIRSALVTIQHDLFDLGGELCIPGHTVLDDTHLARLDRWLADYNATLPPLKEFILPAGSRAASLAHVCRTVCRRAERSIVALGRTETLNDAPRRYVNRLSDLLFVLARVLNRTDGGSDVLWERGRVR; translated from the coding sequence ATGGGCAACCGCTTGAGCAAGATCGCCACGCGCACGGGCGACGATGGCACCACCGGACTCGGCGACGGCCGGCGCATCGGCAAGGACGACACGCGGATCGCCGCGATCGGCGACGTCGACGAACTGAACTCGAACCTCGGCGTGCTGCTCGCCGAAACGTTGCCGGACGAGATCCGCTCGGCGCTCGTGACGATCCAGCACGACCTGTTCGATCTCGGCGGCGAATTGTGCATTCCCGGCCATACCGTGCTCGACGACACGCATCTCGCGCGTCTCGACCGGTGGCTCGCCGACTACAACGCGACGCTGCCGCCGCTGAAGGAATTCATCCTGCCGGCCGGCTCGCGCGCGGCGTCGCTCGCGCACGTGTGTCGAACCGTGTGCCGCCGCGCGGAGCGCTCGATCGTCGCGCTCGGGCGCACCGAGACACTCAACGATGCGCCGCGGCGCTACGTGAACCGGCTGTCGGACCTGCTGTTCGTGCTGGCGCGCGTGCTGAACCGCACCGACGGCGGCTCGGACGTGCTGTGGGAGCGCGGCCGGGTCCGCTGA